Proteins encoded together in one Penaeus vannamei isolate JL-2024 chromosome 11, ASM4276789v1, whole genome shotgun sequence window:
- the LOC138863278 gene encoding microtubule-associated protein 6-like codes for MVYEPEKDGQDVSLLRESENREVVYEPKKDSQEVVYEPKKDSQEVVYEPKKDSQEVVYEPKKDSQEVVYEPKKDSQEVVYEPKKDSQEVVNEPKKDSQEVVYEPKKDSQEVVYEPKKDSQEVVYEPKKDSQEVVYEPKKDSQEVVYEPKKDSQEVVYEPKKDSQEVVYEPKKDSQELIYEPEKDAQEMVYEPRKGAQKLVYEPEKEA; via the exons atggtctatgagcccgagaaggacggccaagacgtg TCACTCCTTCGAGAATCTGAGAAtcgagaggtggtctatgagcccaagaaggatagccaagaggtggtctatgagcccaagaaggatagCCAAGAGGTGGtgtatgagcccaagaaggatagCCAAGAGGTGGtgtatgagcccaagaaggatagCCAAGAGGTGGTGTATGAGCCCAAGAAAGAtagccaagaggtggtctatgagcccaagaaggatagCCAAGAGGTGGTCAATGAACCCAAGAAGGATAGCCAAGAGGTGGtgtatgagcccaagaaggatagCCAAGAGGTGGtgtatgagcccaagaaggatagCCAAGAGGTGGtttatgagcccaagaaggatagccaagaggtggtctatgagcccaagaaggatagccaagaggtggtctatgagcccaagaaggatagccaagaggtggtctatgagcccaagaaggatagCCAAGAGGTGGtgtatgagcccaagaaggatagCCAAGAGTTgatctatgagcccgagaaggacgcccaagagatgGTCTATGAGCCCAGGAAGGGTGCCCAAAAgctggtctatgagcctgagaaggaagcCTAA
- the LOC138863352 gene encoding uncharacterized protein, producing MASFDVESLFTNVPLQETTELIANNLDNTYLDKYGLDTITFKKLLEITAHHSVFTFNDCLYAQTDGVAMGSPLGPSYANAFLCHHEKSWLDNCPPEFKPLHYRRYIDDTFLLFKHPSHINLFLDYLNAKHPSIKFTCELQMDNQLPFLDTMITNNNGIFQTSIYRKPTFTGLGLHFLSYIPYIYKINSVKTLITRAYNLCSTWNAFHNELLFLKNFFITNGYPLQLCDKITKTFLCKKFTNQQIVSTVKRDHRYVKLPYMGDLSFEIRKRLKTLLQINYPQIKFTFVFSNNNTIAKFLKHPLNHSSDLCSNVVYLITCPSCQARYVGSTSRWLCHRISEHKGKSFRTGLPLSKPSFSAIREHSQLHSHPFSTTDFSILSSHSSRLDLITSESLLIQKMQPELNNLTTATPLFTH from the coding sequence atggcgagttttgatgtcgagtcgttattcacaaacgtgcctctacaagagaccacggagttgatagctaacaacctggacaatacttatcttgacaaatatggtttggatacgattaccttcaaaaagttattggaaatcactgcccatcattcagtttttacgtttaacgactgcctatatgcacaaacagatggcgtagctatgggctctccacttggcccctcctatgctaatgcatttctatgtcaccatgagaaaagctggctagataactgcccgcctgaattcaaacccctacattatcgtcggtacatcgacgacactttcctgctctttaagcacccttcacacattaatctttttctagattacctaaatgccaaacaccccagcatcaaattcacctgtgaattgcaaatggacaaccaattgccatttttagatactatgatcactaacaacaatggtatcttccaaactagcatttaccgtaaacccactttcactggcctcggcctacattttctcagttacatcccgtatatttacaaaatcaatagtgtgaaaactcttataactagagcctacaatctatgtagcacctggaatgccttccataatgaactgttatttctgaaaaacttttttattactaatgggtacccattacagttgtgtgataaaattactaaaacctttctgtgtaagaaattcaccaatcaacaaattgtctccacggttaaaagagaccatagatatgttaaactaccctacatgggtgatctaagctttgaaatcagaaaacggttaaaaacgctcttgcaaattaattacccccagattaaatttacctttgtctttagtaacaacaacacaatagctaagttcttaaaacatcctttaaatcacagctctgacttatgttctaatgtggtatacttaattacctgtcctagctgtcaagctaggtacgtgggatccacctcacgatggctatgtcaccgcatctccgaacataaaggcaagtctttcaggactggcctcccgctgagcaaaccatccttctcggcaataagagagcattcccagttacactcacaccctttttctaccacagattttagtattttgtcatctcactcctcccgcctagacctcatcacctcagaatccctcctgatacaaaagatgcaaccagagctaaacaacttaaccacagcgacccccttgtttacccactag